In Raphanus sativus cultivar WK10039 chromosome 5, ASM80110v3, whole genome shotgun sequence, the following proteins share a genomic window:
- the LOC130494879 gene encoding uncharacterized protein LOC130494879 produces the protein MKSHDCHVFMQRLLPFAFAELLPTNVHEALAGIGAFFRDLSTRTLKVEVVEQLQENILILLCNLEKIFPPGFFDVMEHLAIHLLYEALLRGPVHYGWIYQYERAMKYLKGKAKNLAKVEESIIAGSLTEETSHFTSYYFASKVRTRKRAPRRYDDGGVAPTYAVAGVPDIFSQIGRLGGKSKEVWWSSEEDAHSAHTYILLNCEDPLIRYFESLFVSQVEETFPGISTTDVDKRKDQHFIKWLMSQVLT, from the exons atgaagagtcatgactgtcatgtctttatgcaacgactacttccctttgcttttgcggagctacttcctacaaacgtacatgaagcacttgcag gcattggagcatttttcagggatctgagcacccgcacccttaaagtagaagtcgtggaacagcttcaagagaacattctcatcttattgtgcaacttggagaagatatttcctcctgggTTTTTTGACGTAATGGAGCATCTAGCTATCCACCTTCtatatgaggcattgcttcgtggacctgtacattacggatggatatatcagtatgagcgagccatgaaatatttgaagggaaaagcgaagaaccttgcaaaggttgaagaatctataattgctggaagtttgacggaagaaacttctcacttcacatcgtactactttgcgtcaaaagtacgtactcggaaaagagctccaaggagatatgatgatggtggtgtcgcgccaacatacgcagttgctggtgttccagacatctttagccagattgggcgactgggtgggaaatcaaaagaggtttggtggtcgagtgaagaagacgctcatagtgcacacacctatattctactcaattgtgaggatccattgattcgttattttgaaag cctatttgtttcacaagtcgaagaaacattccctggtatatccacaactgacgtagacaaaaggaaagatcaacactttataaagTGGTTGATGAGTCAGGTATTAActtaa